GCTGCTCGTCGGAGGCGGACTGGGCCCGTACGCGGGCAAGCTCGGCGAGGTGGCCACCAACGATCAGACGGCCTTCCTGCCCCGCACTGCGGAGTCCACCCGGGTCGTCGAGGCGCAGAAGGCCTTCAGGCAGGACGAGAGCCTGCCGGCGGTCGTGGTGTGGACCGCGAAGACGCCGGGCGTGAAGCTGGGTCCCCAGCAGCAGGCTGACGCCACACGGGCCCTGGCCGGTCTCGGCGACTCCGGCCTCGTGGCCGGCCCCTCCTCCCCCGCCGCCCTCTCCGCCGACGGTCAGGCGCTCCAAGGCGTCGTACAGCTCAAGCCCGACCTCGGAGAGGAGCTGCCCCGCGCTCTGGAGGAGATCGCGGCGGCCGCGGCAACGGTCCCCGGGACCGTCGCGCAGGTGGCCGGCCCCGCGGCCAGCCAAGCCGATCTCGCCGATGCCTTCGCCGGGATCGACGGACTCCTGCTGGGCGTTGCCCTCGTCGCCGTCCTGCTGATCCTCCTGCTGGTCTACCGCAGCCTGCTGCTCCCCTTGGTGATCATCGTCGGGGCGGTGTTCTCCCTGGGACTCGCCTGCGCGATCGTCTACGTGCTCGCCGACCGGGGCATCGTCCGCGTCGACGGGCAGGTGCAGGGCATCCTCTCGATCCTCGTGATCGGCGCGGCCACCGACTACGCCCTTCTGCTCACGGCACGCTTCCGCGAGGAGCTCCAGGCCCGCTCGGACCGGTTCGCCGCGGTACGGGCGGCCCTGCGCCGGTCGGTCGGCCCCATCACGGCGAGCGCGGGCACCGTCGCCCTCGGCCTGCTCGCCCTGCTCCTGAGCGACCTCACCAACAACCGCGCCCTTGGCCCCGTGGGGGCCATCGGCATCGTGTGCGCGGTGTTGAGCACCCTCACCTTCCTGCCCGCCGCCCTCGTCCTGCTCGGCCGCGCCGCCTACTGGCCCGCCAAGATCGGCCACACCGCCGACGACGGCACCGGCCACGGAATCTGGACGACCGTGGCGGCCGTGGTGGACCGTGCCCCGCGCAAGGTCTGGGCCCTCAGCCTCGTCGTCCTCCTGGCCTGCGCCGCCTTCGCCCCCACGCTCAACGCCAAGGGCGTGCCGCTGGAGGAGATCTTCGTGAACGACGCCCCGTCGGTGGCCGCCCAGCAGACCCTGAGCGAGCACTTCCCCGGCGGATCGGGCAATCCGGCCGTCGTGATCGCGGACGCCGGCCGGATCGACCAGGTCATGCGGGCGGCCGAGCGGACCGAAGGCATCGACGCCGTGACCCCCCTCACCGCATCGGGGCCGGCGGGCGGCCCCCCGATCGTGGCAGACGGGAGGGTCCGCCTCGACGCCACGCTCGAAGCGTCCTCGGACAGCAGGTCGGCACAGCAGACCATCGTCCGACTGCGTCAGGCAGTCCACGCCGTACCGGACGCGGACGCGATCGTCGGCGGCTACAGCGCACAGCAGTACGACACCCAGCGCACCGCCGAGAACGACCGCACGCTCATCATCCCCGTCGTGCTCGTGATCATCCTGATCATCCTCGCCGGACTGCTGCGCTCGGTGCTGATGCCCCTGCTCCTCGTCGCCACCGTCGCCCTCAGCTTCGTCGCGACCCTGGGCATCTCCGCGATCGTGTTCCAGCAGCTCCTCGGGTTCAGCGGCACCGACTCCTCCGTTCCGCTCTACGGCTTCGTCTTCCTCGTGGCTCTCGGGGTCGACTACAACATCTTCCTGATGACCCGGGTCCGCGAGGAAT
This genomic window from Streptomyces sp. NBC_01351 contains:
- a CDS encoding MMPL family transporter, whose translation is MPASSRFTRWLIPVVLLVAWLLVGGGLGPYAGKLGEVATNDQTAFLPRTAESTRVVEAQKAFRQDESLPAVVVWTAKTPGVKLGPQQQADATRALAGLGDSGLVAGPSSPAALSADGQALQGVVQLKPDLGEELPRALEEIAAAAATVPGTVAQVAGPAASQADLADAFAGIDGLLLGVALVAVLLILLLVYRSLLLPLVIIVGAVFSLGLACAIVYVLADRGIVRVDGQVQGILSILVIGAATDYALLLTARFREELQARSDRFAAVRAALRRSVGPITASAGTVALGLLALLLSDLTNNRALGPVGAIGIVCAVLSTLTFLPAALVLLGRAAYWPAKIGHTADDGTGHGIWTTVAAVVDRAPRKVWALSLVVLLACAAFAPTLNAKGVPLEEIFVNDAPSVAAQQTLSEHFPGGSGNPAVVIADAGRIDQVMRAAERTEGIDAVTPLTASGPAGGPPIVADGRVRLDATLEASSDSRSAQQTIVRLRQAVHAVPDADAIVGGYSAQQYDTQRTAENDRTLIIPVVLVIILIILAGLLRSVLMPLLLVATVALSFVATLGISAIVFQQLLGFSGTDSSVPLYGFVFLVALGVDYNIFLMTRVREESLLHGTRQGVLRGLVATGGVITSAGVVLAATFAALGVIPLAFMLQIAFIVAFGVLLDTLVVRSLLVPALVRDIGPAAWWPGALSRATDKDDRH